One Mycobacterium sp. SMC-4 DNA window includes the following coding sequences:
- a CDS encoding helix-turn-helix transcriptional regulator produces MSADLVSTLVSMRYRAGLSQEALAERMGVTRSSIGHFETRNTCPRLDTLQRYAEAVGAEITATPKPRPEQPRPVRLRIICDTCRDDGEPKHWDQTCEDCAAELLERHAAEHTDHTFTMLGRLPSWP; encoded by the coding sequence GTGAGCGCCGATCTGGTGTCGACGTTGGTGTCGATGCGCTACCGGGCCGGCCTGTCGCAGGAGGCGTTGGCGGAACGGATGGGCGTGACCCGTTCCAGCATCGGGCATTTCGAAACCCGTAACACTTGCCCACGCCTGGACACACTGCAGCGGTACGCGGAAGCGGTGGGCGCCGAGATCACCGCCACCCCGAAACCACGGCCGGAACAGCCCCGCCCGGTGCGGCTACGGATCATCTGCGACACCTGCCGCGACGACGGCGAGCCGAAGCACTGGGACCAGACGTGTGAGGACTGCGCCGCCGAGCTCCTCGAACGGCACGCAGCCGAACACACGGACCACACTTTCACCATGCTCGGGAGGTTGCCGTCATGGCCATGA
- a CDS encoding phage portal protein, with the protein MSLFFRRSEERVMQHWFGVGDMPSTAATSHVVNPETATYLAPVFAALRHIVDFGSTLPISAYRRSDDGTRRRITPPQLISGLDAEGEPGTVAWLGQAFYGLAAYGNAVGWIRRVDGLGYPTAVSWLSDSDWAYSEITKQWYVFGQQVPSSRIVHIPWIVPPGKKIGLSPIEHFASMISAGMSAQEYADMKRGGGIPPSVLKNSEKVLDAKQAAEVKSRLVRSLSKGEPFVTGRDWDYTAITIPPNHQHFIETLKLSANQTAAIYGIDATEIGGEAANSLTYCADTETEILTDRGWRRWDEVVAGDICLTLNTETQLGEWQPIETVNVFDGPHQVLKLRSGAHSSVTTPDHRWPTIRQGRMRWRTTDGMTSADRILAAAPVVNGPAEQKWSDALVELVAWHYTEGWVGRYGEISIAQSHAVNPQNCARIRACLTEVFGPCCEEKYVRSRPAWVEDASDRVTHFRINKMGAEVLRELAPEKVPTVEFLASLTRSQLELFIQTSIDADGSVNSNGTPMFAQKDRRRVEAFQVACNLTGRSGVIRQQKSGMWLIAVTGSALRAPKAHGRYIATGTIAGPVWCPTTSNGTWFARRDGTTYFTGNSNEEHRQINRAANMRPYIVRVEKTIDRMLPGPQFVKLNIDATIRIDIKTRTEVLGAQIKDGRKSVNEARALEDEPPVDGGDFHNVPSPMAGPVNREEGNKP; encoded by the coding sequence GTGAGCCTGTTCTTCCGCCGCTCCGAGGAGCGGGTCATGCAGCACTGGTTCGGCGTCGGCGACATGCCGTCGACTGCGGCCACGTCGCATGTCGTCAACCCTGAGACGGCGACCTATTTGGCGCCGGTGTTCGCCGCGCTGCGTCACATCGTCGACTTCGGATCGACGCTTCCGATCAGCGCGTACCGGAGATCCGACGATGGCACGCGTAGGCGGATCACGCCGCCGCAGCTGATTTCCGGCCTCGACGCCGAGGGGGAGCCGGGGACTGTTGCGTGGCTCGGTCAGGCGTTCTACGGGCTGGCGGCCTACGGGAATGCGGTCGGCTGGATTCGGCGCGTCGACGGGCTCGGGTATCCGACGGCGGTGTCGTGGCTGAGCGACTCTGATTGGGCCTACAGCGAGATCACCAAGCAGTGGTATGTGTTCGGGCAGCAGGTGCCGTCATCTCGGATCGTTCACATCCCGTGGATCGTCCCGCCGGGGAAGAAGATCGGGCTCTCGCCGATCGAGCACTTCGCCTCGATGATCTCGGCTGGCATGTCGGCCCAGGAGTACGCCGATATGAAGCGTGGCGGCGGAATCCCACCGAGTGTGCTGAAGAACAGTGAGAAGGTGCTCGACGCCAAGCAGGCTGCCGAGGTCAAGAGTCGACTGGTCAGGTCGCTGAGCAAGGGTGAGCCGTTCGTCACAGGCCGGGACTGGGACTACACGGCGATCACGATCCCGCCGAACCACCAGCACTTCATTGAGACGCTGAAGCTGTCAGCGAACCAAACCGCGGCGATCTACGGCATCGATGCGACCGAGATCGGCGGCGAGGCGGCGAACTCGCTGACCTACTGCGCCGATACCGAGACGGAGATCCTGACCGATCGTGGCTGGCGCCGGTGGGATGAGGTCGTAGCGGGGGACATTTGCCTGACCCTAAACACGGAAACTCAACTCGGAGAATGGCAGCCGATCGAGACTGTCAACGTGTTCGACGGACCGCATCAGGTCCTGAAACTGCGTAGTGGCGCGCACTCGTCGGTGACGACACCTGATCATCGGTGGCCGACGATCCGGCAGGGCCGGATGCGCTGGAGGACGACCGACGGCATGACATCCGCGGATCGGATCCTGGCTGCTGCTCCCGTCGTGAATGGGCCAGCGGAGCAGAAGTGGTCGGATGCTCTCGTGGAACTGGTCGCGTGGCACTACACGGAAGGTTGGGTCGGCCGTTACGGCGAGATCAGCATTGCTCAGTCTCACGCGGTCAATCCGCAGAATTGCGCCCGCATCCGGGCATGTCTGACCGAAGTATTTGGCCCTTGCTGTGAGGAAAAGTACGTACGATCCCGGCCAGCCTGGGTAGAGGACGCTTCCGATCGGGTGACGCATTTCCGCATCAACAAGATGGGAGCCGAAGTTCTCAGGGAGTTGGCGCCGGAAAAGGTGCCGACAGTCGAGTTCCTCGCGTCGCTGACGCGATCTCAGCTGGAGTTGTTCATCCAGACCTCGATTGATGCCGATGGGAGCGTTAATAGCAACGGGACGCCGATGTTTGCGCAGAAGGATCGACGTCGCGTGGAAGCCTTCCAGGTCGCCTGCAACCTGACGGGGCGCTCTGGTGTTATCCGTCAGCAAAAGTCGGGGATGTGGCTGATCGCGGTGACCGGCTCGGCCTTGCGAGCCCCCAAAGCGCATGGTCGGTACATCGCGACTGGCACGATTGCCGGACCGGTCTGGTGCCCAACGACATCGAACGGGACTTGGTTTGCGCGGCGCGACGGTACGACGTACTTCACCGGCAACTCCAATGAGGAGCATCGGCAGATCAACCGGGCAGCGAACATGCGCCCGTACATCGTACGGGTCGAGAAGACGATCGACCGCATGCTGCCGGGGCCGCAGTTCGTGAAGCTGAACATCGACGCCACGATTCGCATTGACATCAAGACCCGCACCGAGGTTCTGGGCGCGCAGATCAAGGACGGCCGGAAGTCCGTCAACGAGGCACGCGCGCTGGAAGACGAGCCGCCCGTCGACGGCGGTGATTTCCACAATGTGCCCTCGCCGATGGCGGGGCCTGTCAACAGGGAAGAAGGGAACAAGCCATGA
- a CDS encoding HK97 family phage prohead protease: MTDAERRFTSVRVEVRAGSNDKMTIGGYAAKFNRMSQNLGGFVEQIDPRFFNGSRGDGWPDVIARYNHDDMSLLGTSRAGTLRLSIDNVGLVYDVDLPSSRADVYELVGRGDVNKSSFAFVALEDDWGVTDQGFPLRTLIAGRLIDVAPVNTPAYLDTDTGLRYAEAGLRSLAKKFDAPLEEVRKLAEGDDLIRFFKRNDKQSAPQRRSPHLALGRVMSLDPDLKL, translated from the coding sequence ATGACCGACGCAGAGCGGCGGTTCACGTCGGTTCGGGTGGAAGTCCGCGCCGGCTCGAACGACAAGATGACGATCGGCGGTTATGCCGCGAAGTTCAACCGGATGAGCCAGAATCTCGGCGGCTTCGTCGAGCAGATCGACCCCCGTTTCTTCAACGGTTCCCGCGGTGACGGCTGGCCCGACGTCATCGCCCGGTACAACCACGACGACATGTCGCTGCTCGGCACCTCGCGGGCCGGCACTCTCCGGTTGAGCATCGACAACGTGGGTTTGGTCTACGACGTGGACCTGCCCTCGTCTCGCGCCGATGTCTACGAGCTGGTCGGTCGTGGCGACGTCAACAAGTCATCGTTCGCGTTCGTCGCTCTCGAAGACGACTGGGGCGTCACCGACCAAGGATTCCCGCTGCGGACCCTGATCGCCGGCCGTCTGATCGATGTGGCGCCGGTAAACACTCCCGCTTACCTCGACACCGACACCGGACTCCGGTACGCCGAGGCGGGGTTACGTTCCCTGGCCAAGAAGTTCGACGCTCCTCTCGAAGAGGTGCGAAAGCTCGCCGAGGGCGACGATCTGATCCGCTTCTTCAAGCGCAACGACAAGCAGTCCGCGCCGCAGCGCCGTTCGCCGCATCTGGCGCTCGGCAGGGTCATGAGTCTGGACCCCGATCTGAAGCTCTGA
- a CDS encoding HNH endonuclease — protein sequence MWDRNLGRASKTASAVRFPDCVACGKPFCTRNSTAKTCSRECRRKAVAEWTRNKYAANPEFRARSLAEAHARRANKLGLGNKKVLLSYLIERDGGQCRIPNCLFPHRKVTPLGSTGPRRPSIDHIVPLSKGGEHALHNVQLAHTKCNQSKNNRGAGDQLALVG from the coding sequence ATGTGGGACCGCAACCTCGGCCGCGCCAGCAAGACCGCGTCCGCGGTCCGATTCCCCGACTGCGTCGCATGCGGTAAACCGTTCTGCACCCGCAACAGCACAGCCAAGACCTGCAGCAGAGAGTGCCGACGCAAAGCCGTTGCCGAATGGACCCGCAACAAGTACGCGGCGAACCCCGAGTTCCGTGCCCGCAGCCTCGCCGAAGCCCACGCGAGGCGCGCCAACAAGCTCGGCCTCGGCAACAAGAAAGTGCTACTGAGCTACCTCATCGAGCGCGACGGCGGCCAGTGCCGAATACCGAACTGCCTCTTCCCCCACCGCAAGGTCACCCCACTCGGAAGCACCGGGCCGCGCCGCCCCAGCATCGACCACATCGTCCCCCTCAGCAAGGGTGGCGAGCACGCACTGCACAACGTGCAACTGGCACACACCAAGTGCAACCAGTCGAAGAACAACCGCGGCGCCGGCGACCAACTCGCACTGGTCGGCTGA
- a CDS encoding ribbon-helix-helix domain-containing protein, whose translation MTPMPNAPRTPLKSFRIPEDLYREAQQLAADEGQSVSDVVRKALERYVKAGRRKRAQRGDV comes from the coding sequence ATGACACCTATGCCGAATGCGCCCCGCACACCACTCAAGTCCTTCCGTATACCCGAAGACCTCTACCGGGAAGCCCAACAGCTCGCCGCCGACGAAGGCCAGTCGGTCTCTGATGTCGTCCGCAAGGCGCTGGAGCGATACGTCAAAGCCGGCCGCAGGAAGCGCGCTCAGCGTGGGGACGTGTAA
- a CDS encoding terminase: MQKRLNAAGAFFDPWQQGLAMAALGCRANGKYAVTVGGVVISIPRQVGKTYTVGGIVLGLCLEFPGSKWIWTSHHNRTTTNTFRSMSAMVKRKGIVEHLAPTTNQGIRATNGEQEIAFRNGSLIQFGAREQGFGRGLDAIDGEVFDEAQILSIRALEDMVPAANQAKHPHGGLIFYMGTPPRPIDDGEMFTVKRNKALKLIPEGESIVTAGDQMYVELAADPDADSDDQTQWRKANVSFPHRTPLESMLRLRENLPDEDSWRREALGIWPALGMSVIDYAHWLTLGSSEVEQPERAVLVVAVSQDRKWSCIAAAGDVGGKTLVMCQSLQGLSQVAGVLAELMDKRDIVELALAGDQAKALQPELVKADVEFSVLTRSDLGASCAAFQEGIKDSTVIHVGQPVLNIAVENAKTRFSGESEQWDRRDPKVDDSPLVACSAAFYLWGLKYDPNYEILESIL; this comes from the coding sequence GTGCAGAAGCGCCTGAATGCCGCAGGCGCGTTCTTCGATCCGTGGCAGCAGGGTCTGGCAATGGCGGCGCTGGGATGTCGCGCCAACGGCAAGTACGCCGTCACCGTGGGCGGGGTTGTCATTTCGATCCCACGCCAGGTGGGCAAGACGTACACCGTCGGCGGGATCGTCCTCGGTCTATGTCTGGAGTTTCCGGGGTCGAAATGGATCTGGACGTCGCACCACAACAGGACGACCACAAACACCTTCCGCTCGATGTCGGCGATGGTGAAGCGCAAAGGGATCGTCGAGCATCTGGCACCGACCACCAATCAAGGCATTCGAGCTACCAACGGTGAGCAGGAAATCGCTTTCCGCAACGGGTCTCTGATTCAGTTCGGAGCCCGGGAGCAAGGGTTCGGCCGCGGCCTCGATGCGATCGACGGCGAAGTGTTCGATGAGGCACAGATCCTGTCCATCAGGGCGCTTGAGGACATGGTGCCGGCAGCGAATCAGGCGAAGCATCCACACGGTGGCCTGATCTTCTATATGGGTACGCCGCCACGGCCGATCGATGACGGTGAAATGTTCACCGTTAAGCGGAACAAAGCACTCAAGCTCATTCCAGAGGGCGAGAGTATTGTGACCGCCGGCGATCAGATGTACGTCGAACTCGCGGCGGACCCGGATGCTGATTCGGACGACCAGACGCAGTGGCGCAAGGCAAATGTGTCGTTTCCGCATCGTACGCCGCTGGAGTCAATGCTACGTCTGCGGGAAAACCTTCCCGACGAGGACTCCTGGCGTCGTGAGGCGTTGGGAATTTGGCCGGCGCTGGGTATGTCGGTGATCGACTACGCGCACTGGTTGACGCTGGGCAGCTCCGAAGTTGAACAGCCAGAGCGGGCTGTTCTGGTAGTTGCCGTATCGCAGGACCGCAAGTGGTCCTGCATCGCCGCGGCCGGCGACGTTGGTGGCAAAACGTTGGTGATGTGCCAGTCCTTGCAGGGCCTGTCGCAGGTGGCGGGGGTCCTCGCCGAGTTGATGGACAAACGCGACATCGTTGAATTGGCACTCGCAGGAGATCAGGCCAAGGCGCTACAGCCAGAACTAGTGAAGGCTGACGTCGAATTTTCAGTGCTGACTCGCAGCGATCTAGGCGCATCTTGTGCGGCGTTTCAAGAGGGAATCAAAGACAGCACTGTGATCCACGTCGGACAGCCTGTCCTGAACATCGCGGTGGAGAACGCGAAGACTCGATTCTCCGGCGAATCGGAGCAGTGGGACCGCCGGGATCCGAAGGTCGACGATTCCCCCCTCGTGGCGTGCTCGGCCGCTTTCTATCTGTGGGGGCTCAAGTACGACCCGAACTACGAGATCTTGGAGTCGATCCTATGA
- a CDS encoding phage major capsid protein produces the protein MAKSLANELMQRRAKLIKDAQEIAQRGVAEDRDLTSEEQTSFDQMIAEANKLHERATAIHNGEKAANELEESFRSVTGRTPEDGDEEPRDATFVTWARSARPGDTFDLPQSRQIGRAGQGEQRDMSATGGVGKNSVSSQLWEYALHVGQILQSGVDIINTADGNALPFPVATAHAETDDDALDPHDPIVNDESTITTVESTVAKYGFISYVPTELIQDATFDLEGYIARNAGRELGRRVSAIAAAGVIASFTTAGVTAPAGVLTTLGAQTAVGEGTDLIYKLFHSVYPEYRTSASWIMSDPTAAIVRALKGSDGQSVWQPALTAGDPDLLVGKPVYIVPQIAAPAANAKSMFFGDLSALKVRIAGGLRFERSSEYKFGNDQVAFRGIVRAGAVGLDPNAVKYLLHPAT, from the coding sequence ATGGCAAAGTCACTTGCCAACGAACTGATGCAGCGCCGCGCCAAGCTGATCAAGGACGCTCAGGAAATCGCCCAGCGCGGTGTGGCTGAGGACCGAGATCTGACCTCCGAGGAGCAGACCTCGTTCGACCAGATGATCGCCGAGGCGAACAAGCTCCACGAGCGGGCCACGGCTATCCACAACGGCGAGAAGGCCGCCAACGAGCTGGAGGAGTCGTTCCGCAGCGTCACCGGCCGCACTCCTGAGGACGGCGACGAGGAGCCGCGCGACGCGACCTTCGTGACGTGGGCGCGTTCCGCCCGCCCGGGCGACACTTTCGATCTGCCCCAGTCTCGGCAGATCGGCCGGGCTGGGCAGGGTGAGCAGCGCGACATGTCCGCCACGGGTGGCGTCGGCAAGAACAGTGTGTCCTCGCAACTCTGGGAGTACGCGCTGCACGTCGGGCAGATCCTTCAGTCGGGCGTCGACATCATCAACACTGCCGACGGCAACGCGCTGCCCTTCCCGGTGGCCACCGCCCATGCGGAGACCGACGACGACGCGCTGGATCCGCATGACCCGATCGTCAACGATGAGTCGACCATCACCACGGTCGAGTCCACGGTCGCGAAGTACGGCTTCATCTCCTACGTTCCGACCGAGCTGATCCAGGACGCGACGTTCGACCTGGAGGGCTACATCGCCCGAAACGCCGGCCGCGAATTGGGTCGGCGCGTGTCCGCGATCGCCGCGGCGGGGGTGATCGCCAGCTTCACCACAGCAGGCGTGACCGCGCCGGCCGGGGTGCTGACCACACTCGGCGCCCAGACGGCAGTCGGGGAGGGAACCGACCTGATCTACAAGCTGTTCCACTCGGTGTACCCCGAGTACCGGACCAGCGCATCGTGGATCATGTCCGACCCGACCGCGGCTATCGTGCGCGCATTGAAGGGCTCGGACGGCCAGTCGGTGTGGCAGCCCGCGCTGACCGCCGGTGACCCCGATCTGCTCGTCGGCAAGCCGGTCTACATCGTTCCGCAGATCGCCGCCCCCGCGGCGAACGCCAAGTCGATGTTCTTCGGTGACCTGTCGGCGCTGAAGGTCCGCATCGCCGGCGGCCTGCGGTTCGAACGGTCCAGCGAGTACAAGTTCGGCAACGACCAGGTGGCGTTCCGCGGCATCGTCCGCGCCGGCGCCGTCGGCTTGGACCCGAACGCTGTCAAGTACCTGCTGCACCCGGCGACCTGA
- a CDS encoding DEAD/DEAH box helicase, translating to MKRVAGTIDYGSTGTRRAWRIIAEPDIMIRLKRLIPGVKHSAAALFVSDTEEMAQELEWILHRWEFVMTDEARALLAQRAAAAAAREELVQGVLAGTRTPRGQEWIESALPLRDYQRTATDLVHATGSTLVVDELGLGKTLMSLALLENPARRPGVAVTLTGLGGQWLRELRKFYPTLRGHEVRSTKVEKELPRLLSDGQLDVDLILLNYAKLWAWGPVLADHVNTVIFDEIQELRRAESLKYEGAQALISKGAVTAGLSATPIYNFGGEMYSVMNILRPGCLGTREEFLREWAGGWSNDHNGKVRVRNPEALRAHLKSQGLFLRRTREDVGIELPAIETIEQQVPSDQKRLSELSGNAVEMARLILSQDATNSQKWQSAGELDWRLRQATGVSKAPFVADFVRLLLESQDKVLLFGWHRDVYSIWMERLREHRPVLYSGTESPKQKAEAFERFTKGDSRVLIMSLRSGAGLDGLQDVCSTLVFGELDWSPGVHRQAIGRLGRPGQKHGVLAYFCVTNDGSDPVILDTLNIKRMESDRLIEPEVGTVATATPAQSHQHIKRLAAALIERTEKSA from the coding sequence GTGAAGCGGGTCGCAGGCACCATCGACTACGGCAGCACCGGCACCCGCCGGGCGTGGAGGATCATCGCCGAGCCGGACATCATGATCCGGCTCAAACGGCTGATCCCCGGCGTGAAGCATTCAGCGGCAGCCCTGTTCGTCTCCGACACCGAGGAGATGGCGCAGGAACTCGAATGGATTCTGCACCGCTGGGAATTCGTCATGACCGACGAGGCCCGCGCCCTCCTCGCTCAGCGTGCGGCAGCCGCGGCGGCGCGGGAGGAACTCGTCCAAGGTGTGCTGGCCGGTACCCGCACACCCCGCGGGCAGGAGTGGATCGAATCCGCTCTGCCGCTGCGCGACTACCAGCGCACCGCCACCGACCTCGTCCACGCCACCGGCTCCACCCTCGTCGTCGACGAACTCGGCCTCGGCAAAACACTGATGTCGCTGGCGTTGCTCGAAAACCCCGCCCGCCGGCCCGGTGTGGCGGTCACCCTCACCGGGTTGGGTGGGCAGTGGCTGCGGGAGTTACGCAAGTTCTACCCGACGTTGCGCGGCCACGAGGTCCGCTCCACCAAGGTGGAGAAGGAACTACCCCGCCTCCTGTCCGATGGGCAGCTCGACGTCGACCTGATTCTCCTGAACTACGCGAAACTGTGGGCGTGGGGACCGGTCCTGGCCGATCACGTCAACACCGTCATCTTCGACGAGATCCAGGAACTGCGCCGCGCCGAGTCCCTCAAGTACGAGGGCGCTCAAGCGTTGATCTCGAAAGGCGCTGTCACAGCCGGGCTGTCGGCCACACCGATCTACAACTTCGGCGGCGAAATGTACTCCGTCATGAACATCCTGCGCCCGGGTTGTTTGGGCACCAGGGAGGAGTTCCTTCGTGAGTGGGCGGGCGGGTGGAGTAACGACCACAACGGGAAGGTGCGGGTCCGCAACCCCGAAGCGTTGCGGGCGCATTTGAAGTCGCAGGGCCTGTTCCTGCGCCGCACCCGCGAGGACGTCGGCATCGAACTCCCCGCGATCGAGACGATCGAACAGCAAGTCCCCTCAGACCAGAAACGCCTCAGCGAACTGTCGGGCAACGCCGTGGAGATGGCACGCTTGATCCTGTCGCAGGACGCCACCAACAGCCAGAAGTGGCAGTCCGCTGGGGAACTGGACTGGCGGCTCCGCCAAGCCACCGGCGTGTCGAAGGCGCCGTTCGTCGCTGACTTCGTGCGACTGCTGCTCGAATCACAGGACAAGGTGCTGCTGTTTGGTTGGCATCGCGACGTTTACAGCATCTGGATGGAGCGGCTGCGGGAGCACCGCCCCGTCCTGTACAGCGGCACCGAATCGCCGAAGCAGAAAGCCGAAGCGTTCGAACGGTTCACCAAAGGCGATTCCCGTGTCCTGATCATGTCGCTGCGCTCCGGAGCCGGTCTCGACGGGTTGCAGGACGTGTGCTCCACCCTCGTGTTCGGTGAGCTGGACTGGTCACCAGGCGTGCACCGGCAGGCCATCGGCCGGCTCGGCCGACCCGGACAGAAACATGGTGTGCTGGCCTACTTCTGCGTCACCAACGACGGCTCCGACCCGGTCATCTTGGACACCCTGAACATCAAACGGATGGAGTCCGACCGGCTCATCGAACCGGAAGTCGGCACCGTCGCCACCGCCACACCGGCGCAATCACACCAGCACATCAAACGGTTGGCCGCTGCGCTGATCGAGCGGACGGAGAAGTCAGCATGA